In the genome of Haemophilus pittmaniae, one region contains:
- a CDS encoding YacL family protein, with product MDFQFTASQGFITAKCSMEQIALANWFNTEMRSKNSTILAAFSACQNATSHQDIVIEGSEYSLFINQYEVMVRANNLALNDAPIEEEDLHYYDAESIALCGLDDFLHFLNAYFEFIG from the coding sequence ATGGATTTTCAATTTACAGCTAGCCAGGGGTTTATCACTGCAAAATGTTCCATGGAACAAATCGCCTTGGCTAATTGGTTTAACACGGAAATGCGGTCAAAAAATTCAACCATTTTGGCCGCTTTTTCTGCTTGTCAGAATGCAACTTCCCACCAGGATATTGTGATTGAGGGCAGCGAATATTCCTTGTTTATAAATCAGTATGAAGTCATGGTTCGAGCCAATAATCTTGCCTTAAACGACGCCCCCATTGAAGAAGAGGACCTACATTATTACGATGCCGAAAGCATCGCCCTGTGTGGTCTTGATGATTTTCTCCATTTTCTCAACGCTTATTTCGAATTCATCGGCTAA
- the erpA gene encoding iron-sulfur cluster insertion protein ErpA: MSDLNMAVPLNFTDAAANKVKSLISEEENNNLKLRVYITGGGCSGFQYGFTFDEKVNEGDLTIEKSGVQLVIDPMSLQYLIGGTVDYTEGLEGSRFIVNNPNATSTCGCGSSFSI, translated from the coding sequence ATGTCAGATTTAAATATGGCCGTACCGCTTAATTTTACCGATGCGGCAGCCAATAAAGTAAAAAGCTTAATCAGCGAAGAAGAAAACAATAATTTAAAACTCCGCGTTTATATCACAGGCGGTGGCTGTAGTGGTTTCCAATACGGTTTTACCTTTGACGAAAAAGTTAATGAAGGTGACCTCACCATTGAAAAATCCGGTGTGCAATTGGTTATCGATCCAATGAGTTTGCAATATTTAATTGGCGGTACAGTGGATTATACCGAAGGTTTGGAAGGTTCTCGTTTTATTGTAAATAACCCAAATGCCACTTCCACCTGCGGTTGTGGTTCCTCCTTCAGTATTTAA
- the map gene encoding type I methionyl aminopeptidase, whose translation MNIPLRTEEEIVKLREACKLAADVLVMIEPYVKEGITTGELDRICHDYMVNVQKVIPACLNYHGFPKATCISLNEVVCHGIPSDDKKLKHGDILNIDVTVIKDGYFGDNSKMYVVGETNIRSQKLVEAAQEALYVGLRTVKPGIRLNEIGKAVQKYTESQGFSVVREYCGHGIGTEFHCEPQVLHYFADDGGVVLKPGMVFTIEPMINAGKKEVRVMGDGWTVKTKDRSHSAQYEHQLVVTENGCEVMTIRDEEIAEGRIQRIMVNV comes from the coding sequence ATGAACATTCCATTAAGAACAGAAGAAGAAATAGTAAAATTACGCGAAGCCTGTAAATTGGCTGCCGATGTATTGGTAATGATTGAGCCTTATGTAAAAGAGGGGATTACTACCGGTGAATTGGATCGTATTTGCCATGATTATATGGTGAATGTGCAAAAGGTAATTCCGGCCTGTTTGAATTATCACGGATTTCCAAAGGCAACCTGTATTTCTTTAAATGAAGTGGTGTGTCACGGTATTCCTAGCGACGATAAGAAATTAAAACACGGTGATATTTTAAATATCGATGTTACAGTGATTAAAGATGGTTATTTTGGTGATAATTCCAAAATGTATGTTGTAGGTGAAACCAATATCCGTAGCCAAAAATTGGTGGAAGCCGCACAAGAAGCGCTTTATGTCGGACTGCGTACGGTTAAGCCGGGCATTCGTTTAAATGAAATCGGTAAAGCCGTACAGAAATATACCGAAAGTCAAGGTTTTAGCGTGGTGCGCGAATATTGTGGCCATGGTATTGGCACAGAATTCCATTGTGAGCCGCAGGTATTACATTATTTTGCCGATGATGGCGGTGTTGTTTTAAAACCGGGAATGGTGTTTACCATTGAACCAATGATTAATGCAGGTAAAAAAGAAGTACGCGTGATGGGCGATGGTTGGACGGTGAAAACTAAAGATCGTAGCCATTCTGCACAATATGAACACCAGCTTGTCGTGACTGAAAATGGTTGTGAAGTGATGACCATTCGTGACGAAGAAATTGCCGAAGGTCGAATTCAACGCATTATGGTGAATGTTTAA